One part of the Odontesthes bonariensis isolate fOdoBon6 chromosome 15, fOdoBon6.hap1, whole genome shotgun sequence genome encodes these proteins:
- the LOC142400943 gene encoding uncharacterized protein LOC142400943, translated as MSVHHGTLLCLGVVLMTAGGVMVFGLGVAHPTVPLFVLGIFLGLGGVGLLVSGICMAMRNLQVAVPGHFLLHPRTGTRFNPQQALAIQRRLDRIRREMSADSVGRTPDPEPSLPSTPPPWTMEPPPSYDTVMKSQEHNEQL; from the exons ATGTCGGTCCATCACGGCACGCTGCTCTGTCTGGGCGTGGTGCTGATGACTGCCGGGGGGGTCATGGTCTTTGGTCTGGGCGTGGCCCACCCGACTGTCCCGCTGTTTGTGCTCGGGATATTTCTGGGCCTGGGGGGTGTGGGCCTGCTGGTTAGTGGAATCTGCATGGCCATGAGGAATCTTCAGGTGGCTGTGCCAGGACACTTTCTGTTGCACCCCCGCACAGGCACGCGCTTCAACCCACAGCAGGCCCTCGCCATACAAAG GAGGTTGGACCGAATCCGTCGGGAGATGTCGGCCGACTCTGTCGGCAGGACACCGGACCCTGAGCCCTCCCTGCCCTCCACCCCGCCGCCCTGGACCATGGAGCCGCCTCCATCCTATGACACGGTGATGAAGAGCCAAGAGCACAACGAGCAGCTTTAA